The segment GGTGCCCGAGCGGAAAGTCGCCTGCCGAACAGCGATACGCCAGAATCACATCCGTCCCGGCCCGATCTCGCGACGCTGACTTCGCTGCGTTTCGTTGCTGCGCTGTGGGTGGTGTTCTTCCATCTGCAGGCCATGCAGCAGACCTTCCTCGCTCCTGTCTTTGAGCTGTTCCGTCCGGTCATTGCCAACGGCGACCTTGGCGTGGACGTGTTCTTCGTGCTCAGCGGCTTCATCATCACCTACACCTACCTTGACCGGCTGGGCCCACGGTTCCGATGGCGTGCGGCCGGGGACTTTGTCTGGGCCCGGTTCGCCCGGATGTGGCCCGCCTTCGCATTGGTGGTGGGCGTGCTGGGACTCTGGTTTGTGTACGGGACCGAACAGGAATCGGTGTTGAAATGGTCCCTGCAGACCCAGGCTCCGGACCTGTCCCCGTGGGGGCTGGCCAAACAATTGCTGATGGCCCATCTCTGGTTCCAGCCTGAGACCGATGGCGCCAGCTGGTTCGGTCCGGGGTGGACGGTCAGCGCCGAATGGCTGGCCTACCTGGCGTTCCCGCTGCTCGCGCTGCTCCTGTTCCGGCTGCGTCGGCTGCACCCTCTTGCTGCCTTGGCCGCGTCTGTCCTGGTCCTGCTTCCGACGGCCGCCTGGGGTCCGGGCCTGCCCTTCGCTACCAACG is part of the Arthrobacter methylotrophus genome and harbors:
- a CDS encoding acyltransferase, with translation MFSVISPPYRAPSGNPTPGKAGPAGAGPGGARAESRLPNSDTPESHPSRPDLATLTSLRFVAALWVVFFHLQAMQQTFLAPVFELFRPVIANGDLGVDVFFVLSGFIITYTYLDRLGPRFRWRAAGDFVWARFARMWPAFALVVGVLGLWFVYGTEQESVLKWSLQTQAPDLSPWGLAKQLLMAHLWFQPETDGASWFGPGWTVSAEWLAYLAFPLLALLLFRLRRLHPLAALAASVLVLLPTAAWGPGLPFATNDHQPYEWLLRIACCFTAGAFASIAVRNAERMKFNPALAGPGAALTGAAVVGFLATVGKPGPGRLAVFAFPLLIALLSVTRGWLRSALSARWLQYGGHSSYSLYLVHMFFIYLFYWLNRDWAHGAGQLATNLLAAGCLAGIALATHFLFRYVEEPARHRLRALVPRTAA